A single genomic interval of Roseibaca calidilacus harbors:
- a CDS encoding ABC transporter permease: MTLSFRSFARSPRPARFRLLPEDVLGLVVVAALGLLVLAPMAAVVAQAFVPGAFTGQAERAGLSLLLEIFERPLWRRSLWNSLFLASIAAVAGCAMGTALAVLRHSGRMSLGPAMDVAAWAIIILPSFILAQGWILFASRGGIANQWLGLSFVPDLIFNPWGLAAVMALKSWPFAYIAVSAGLQWRMDDYGHAARLCGASGARVFWSVRVPMLLPAVLSGAVLIFIDVLGDFGLPAALATTYRFPTLTYAIYVAINQSPIRFDLAGVLALYVTGIMLLAVLLYFWVLRRRRYDFLGARAQLQAASSLRPGLVANGAAMLALTFALIIPIGASVLVSFTDRISAGIGFSNLTLRHYGFVLETGGAFLSALSTSLWIAARAAVGAGLIAAAAAYVLTFSEFRLNRLIDLTCTLSLAVPGVVLGIGYIFVWNAPAVDRAGLSLYGTEDILVLAGIAGAVPIAVRVLLGAMAQVPPSMLAAAALQGAGLARRIATIVVPLTAAALVSATLTAFGSAVFDLAINSILRPPRLQVLPVYVNRAFEQGEFGAATAATLLAGGLTVAIIATISIIAKAALRRLLRAPS, encoded by the coding sequence ATGACACTTTCATTCCGGTCTTTTGCGCGCAGCCCGCGCCCGGCCCGCTTCCGGCTTCTGCCCGAGGATGTGCTGGGGCTGGTGGTGGTCGCGGCTCTGGGTCTTCTGGTTCTGGCCCCGATGGCTGCAGTCGTGGCGCAGGCCTTCGTGCCCGGTGCTTTTACCGGGCAGGCAGAACGCGCCGGGCTGTCGCTGCTGCTGGAGATATTTGAGCGCCCCCTTTGGCGACGATCCCTGTGGAATTCCCTGTTTCTTGCCTCTATCGCGGCGGTCGCAGGTTGTGCGATGGGCACAGCGCTTGCCGTGCTGCGCCATTCAGGGCGCATGTCGCTGGGACCCGCAATGGATGTCGCGGCCTGGGCAATCATCATCCTGCCCTCTTTCATCCTTGCGCAGGGCTGGATTCTGTTTGCCAGTCGCGGTGGCATCGCAAATCAGTGGCTCGGCCTAAGCTTTGTGCCGGATCTGATCTTCAATCCATGGGGTTTGGCGGCGGTAATGGCGCTGAAATCCTGGCCCTTCGCTTACATTGCTGTCTCAGCGGGGCTGCAATGGCGGATGGACGATTATGGCCATGCCGCGCGGCTCTGTGGGGCATCGGGCGCGCGGGTCTTCTGGAGCGTGCGTGTGCCCATGCTGCTGCCTGCCGTCCTGTCCGGTGCAGTGCTGATTTTCATTGATGTACTGGGGGATTTCGGGCTTCCGGCAGCACTGGCCACAACTTACCGTTTCCCGACACTGACTTATGCGATCTATGTTGCGATCAATCAATCTCCGATCCGCTTTGATCTGGCCGGGGTGCTGGCGCTCTATGTGACGGGGATCATGCTGCTGGCGGTTCTTCTCTATTTCTGGGTGTTGCGGCGGCGGCGTTATGACTTTCTGGGCGCGCGGGCGCAGTTGCAGGCCGCATCTTCTTTGCGCCCCGGTCTTGTGGCCAATGGCGCGGCAATGCTTGCGCTGACCTTTGCGTTGATCATTCCCATCGGCGCGAGTGTGCTTGTGTCCTTCACAGACCGTATCTCGGCCGGGATCGGCTTTTCAAATCTGACCTTGCGGCATTACGGCTTTGTGCTGGAAACTGGCGGCGCGTTCCTGTCGGCACTCTCAACCTCGCTCTGGATCGCGGCGCGGGCGGCTGTGGGCGCGGGCCTGATCGCGGCGGCAGCGGCTTATGTTCTAACCTTTTCCGAGTTTCGCCTGAACCGGCTGATCGATCTGACCTGCACCCTGTCGCTGGCCGTGCCAGGTGTGGTGCTGGGGATTGGCTATATCTTCGTATGGAACGCGCCAGCAGTGGATCGTGCGGGCCTGTCACTCTATGGGACAGAAGACATCCTTGTTCTGGCCGGGATTGCGGGGGCTGTTCCCATTGCCGTGCGCGTGCTTCTGGGGGCCATGGCGCAAGTCCCACCCAGCATGCTGGCCGCAGCAGCCCTGCAAGGTGCAGGGCTGGCGCGCCGGATTGCCACAATCGTCGTGCCGCTAACGGCAGCAGCGCTGGTCTCTGCCACGCTGACGGCTTTTGGCTCTGCCGTGTTTGACCTTGCGATCAATTCCATCCTGCGGCCGCCGCGCCTGCAGGTCCTGCCAGTCTATGTAAATCGCGCATTTGAGCAGGGAGAATTTGGCGCAGCAACAGCTGCGACCCTGCTGGCGGGGGGACTGACCGTGGCCATCATTGCTACAATCTCAATCATTGCCAAGGCGGCGCTGCGTCGCCTGCTTCGCGCGCCAAGCTGA
- a CDS encoding LysR family transcriptional regulator: MSLNLNDLRLFFEIVENRGILRAARALGLPKSTISRRLSGLEEQLKSRLVHRSGDVFALTAAGELTYALARRVVEAARQAEEQLLSAHRQVTGQVVVSVSPMLAPDAAEAIALLIRAHPGLAVHLEITERLPEASGDGPDLYLRAHSGALRDSALIQRRVCRTPLILVASPGTQLSDPDEILAQGFLAFGSEAGLTDWTLHTEERTDFILNSRPRVTSTDVVALLALAEAQAGVLLIPEAAARAALAEGRLTRVLPQWRGEAVAVTLLSPPRHAMNLGLRRAADTIAAVVKARILGVPIAEGVVPELRPDAVTMLSRGPRSDDVRLTLACLATDNEGDPAMTPIQKLIGSAALGAAASLASPTLAQDATGPLVLYTNDFEGVITERFESDTGREIDVVQMSGGELLARIAAESANPQWDALIFNGSYTFELLDRQGQLMRDVVPANLDNLNEIGRSYLAENGSWFPIGLAASCVMLYRTDLVETPPTQFADLADPRFEGMFGMADPAVAAPAYPCVAAFFEMMGEDAAKEMFTSFFDNGMRVFRTNGPTGRALASGEISLALITSQVAYTVLADGEVPVNVVWPETGAPGVVRGAAISAATARPEAAQAFVEWLLEPATQSYLAASVPTDGKFEPTVTGAEPRADGPPAGSRFVVASDAFAVEHEAAIKTWFADQALN, encoded by the coding sequence ATGTCACTCAATCTGAATGATCTGAGGCTGTTTTTCGAAATTGTCGAAAACCGCGGTATCTTGCGCGCAGCACGCGCGCTTGGGCTGCCAAAGTCGACCATTAGTCGGCGTCTTTCGGGTCTTGAGGAACAACTCAAGTCCCGTCTTGTGCATCGATCAGGCGATGTCTTTGCGTTGACGGCTGCAGGCGAGTTGACCTATGCCCTCGCCCGCCGGGTGGTCGAGGCCGCGCGGCAGGCCGAAGAGCAACTGCTGTCTGCACATCGGCAAGTAACAGGACAGGTCGTGGTTTCCGTCTCACCCATGCTCGCCCCGGATGCTGCTGAAGCCATAGCCCTGCTGATTCGCGCCCATCCCGGACTTGCCGTGCATCTTGAGATCACCGAACGACTGCCAGAGGCGTCGGGCGATGGGCCAGACCTGTACCTTCGCGCCCATAGCGGGGCGTTGCGCGACAGTGCGCTAATTCAGCGGCGCGTCTGTCGAACGCCACTAATTCTTGTGGCCTCTCCGGGTACGCAACTTTCAGACCCTGATGAAATACTTGCGCAGGGTTTTCTGGCTTTCGGGTCCGAAGCGGGACTGACCGACTGGACATTGCACACAGAAGAGCGGACCGATTTCATTCTTAATTCGCGTCCGCGGGTCACCAGCACAGATGTCGTCGCCTTGCTGGCGCTCGCCGAGGCGCAAGCGGGCGTGCTACTCATTCCGGAAGCTGCGGCGCGCGCAGCGCTGGCCGAGGGGCGTTTGACGCGTGTCTTGCCGCAATGGCGGGGCGAGGCTGTGGCGGTCACACTGCTTTCACCACCGCGCCATGCGATGAATCTGGGCCTGCGCCGCGCGGCCGATACCATCGCTGCTGTCGTGAAGGCGCGCATACTCGGGGTTCCAATCGCGGAAGGGGTGGTTCCGGAATTGCGCCCGGACGCTGTTACAATGCTGTCGCGCGGCCCCCGTAGCGATGACGTGCGCCTAACTCTGGCGTGTCTTGCAACTGACAATGAAGGTGACCCCGCCATGACCCCGATCCAGAAACTCATCGGCTCTGCCGCGCTTGGCGCCGCAGCCAGCCTTGCCTCGCCCACCCTTGCACAGGATGCAACGGGCCCACTCGTGCTCTACACCAACGATTTTGAAGGTGTGATCACCGAACGCTTCGAGTCCGATACGGGCCGCGAGATTGATGTTGTGCAGATGTCCGGAGGCGAATTGCTGGCCCGCATCGCCGCTGAAAGTGCCAATCCGCAATGGGATGCGCTGATCTTCAATGGCTCTTATACGTTCGAACTGCTCGACCGGCAGGGGCAATTGATGCGCGATGTTGTGCCCGCCAATCTCGACAATCTCAATGAGATCGGCCGCAGCTATCTGGCCGAGAACGGGTCTTGGTTCCCGATCGGTCTGGCGGCGTCATGTGTGATGCTCTATCGCACGGATCTGGTCGAGACGCCGCCGACACAATTTGCCGATCTTGCCGATCCCCGTTTTGAGGGAATGTTCGGCATGGCAGATCCGGCCGTGGCTGCGCCTGCCTATCCTTGTGTCGCTGCCTTTTTCGAGATGATGGGCGAAGACGCGGCCAAGGAGATGTTCACCAGTTTCTTTGACAACGGCATGCGGGTCTTCCGCACAAATGGCCCAACCGGGCGTGCCTTGGCTTCGGGGGAAATCTCGCTGGCGCTGATCACCTCGCAGGTGGCCTATACAGTGCTGGCAGACGGTGAGGTGCCAGTAAATGTGGTCTGGCCCGAGACGGGCGCGCCGGGCGTGGTGCGCGGCGCGGCTATTTCTGCGGCAACCGCGCGGCCAGAGGCCGCACAGGCTTTTGTTGAATGGCTGCTGGAACCGGCGACGCAAAGCTATCTGGCCGCTTCTGTCCCGACAGATGGCAAATTCGAACCCACCGTGACCGGGGCGGAGCCCCGTGCCGATGGCCCGCCCGCGGGATCGCGCTTCGTCGTTGCCTCTGACGCGTTTGCTGTCGAGCATGAGGCCGCAATCAAGACATGGTTCGCGGATCAGGCGCTGAACTGA
- a CDS encoding bifunctional allantoicase/(S)-ureidoglycine aminohydrolase — protein MTQPNAPARRYFVPKGGLPPQSQLVTDRAMFTEAFAVIPRGVLSDIVTSALPFWDKTRFWVLARPLSGFAETFSQYIVEISPGGGSNRPETDPNAEGAIFVVEGTVEIALGGKTHSLTSGGFGYLPAGATWLVNAPDGAVFHWVRKRYIAVDGLPAPDAFFAQEQDIAPTEMPGTNGGWATTRFMDPTDLRHDMHVTIVTLMPGAVIPFDETHVMEHGLYVLQGKGVYHLNQKWVEVEAGDFMWLRAFCPQACYAGGPDPFRYLLYKDVNRHAALP, from the coding sequence ATGACCCAGCCCAATGCCCCCGCCCGCCGCTATTTCGTGCCCAAGGGCGGCCTGCCCCCGCAATCGCAACTTGTCACCGACCGCGCCATGTTCACCGAAGCCTTCGCGGTCATCCCGCGCGGGGTGCTGTCGGATATCGTAACCAGTGCCCTGCCATTTTGGGACAAGACGCGCTTCTGGGTGCTGGCGCGCCCACTCAGCGGCTTTGCAGAGACATTTTCGCAATACATCGTCGAAATTTCGCCCGGCGGCGGCAGCAATCGGCCAGAAACGGACCCGAACGCCGAAGGCGCGATTTTCGTTGTTGAGGGCACTGTCGAGATCGCGCTGGGCGGAAAAACCCACAGCCTGACCTCTGGCGGGTTTGGCTATCTTCCCGCCGGGGCCACATGGTTGGTCAACGCGCCCGACGGCGCCGTCTTTCACTGGGTCCGTAAACGCTACATCGCGGTCGATGGCCTGCCCGCCCCCGACGCGTTTTTCGCGCAAGAGCAAGACATCGCGCCCACAGAGATGCCGGGCACCAATGGCGGCTGGGCCACCACCCGCTTCATGGACCCGACCGACCTGCGCCACGATATGCATGTGACCATCGTCACGCTCATGCCGGGCGCGGTCATTCCGTTCGACGAAACCCATGTCATGGAACACGGGCTTTATGTGCTGCAAGGCAAGGGCGTGTATCATCTGAATCAAAAATGGGTTGAGGTGGAAGCCGGCGATTTCATGTGGTTGCGCGCCTTCTGCCCACAAGCCTGCTACGCGGGCGGCCCGGACCCGTTCCGCTACCTGCTCTACAAAGACGTGAACCGCCACGCCGCGCTGCCCTAG
- a CDS encoding PQQ-dependent sugar dehydrogenase, whose amino-acid sequence MTRHLAPLFAAGLVFVSPAFAQDYTVEVLQDNLDRPWALAFLPGTDRIALTLRGGDVMLWHPDGLVKLSGAPDVAVNGQGGLLDIAPAPDFAESGWLYMTWTGAVEGGTTTHLGRARLDGMALRDLDVLHAVHPGIDSGAHFGSRIAFADDHVFAGFGDRGFKNFGPDHIAQDLSSENGSVIRLTLDGEIPADNPFVAQQGAAGAIWSYGHRNIQGMAVHPDTGALWVAEHGEAGGDEVNIIERGGNYGWPLASHGVTYRGGDEFAPPHQPGDGFVAPVFHWPAGRDNHNPPSGMAFYDGAAFPEWQGHLLIGNLLHRYLALFDEEDGQITPVARLLEDRNWRIRDVAVGPEDGFIYVLTDGDDGKLIRLRPAS is encoded by the coding sequence ATGACCCGCCATCTTGCCCCGCTCTTCGCCGCTGGCCTTGTATTTGTCAGCCCTGCATTCGCGCAGGACTACACTGTCGAGGTCTTGCAAGACAACCTTGACCGCCCTTGGGCGCTGGCCTTTCTGCCCGGCACCGACCGTATTGCGCTAACCCTGCGCGGCGGCGATGTGATGCTGTGGCACCCCGATGGCTTGGTTAAATTGTCGGGCGCGCCAGATGTTGCGGTCAACGGTCAAGGCGGGCTTCTGGACATTGCCCCCGCGCCCGATTTCGCCGAGAGCGGCTGGCTGTATATGACATGGACCGGCGCGGTAGAAGGTGGCACCACCACGCATCTGGGCCGCGCGCGGCTGGACGGCATGGCCCTGCGCGATCTGGACGTGCTGCACGCGGTCCACCCCGGCATTGACAGCGGCGCGCATTTCGGCTCGCGCATTGCCTTTGCCGATGACCATGTTTTCGCAGGCTTTGGCGACCGGGGCTTCAAGAATTTCGGGCCCGACCACATCGCCCAAGACCTGAGCAGCGAAAACGGATCTGTCATCCGCCTGACGCTGGACGGCGAGATCCCCGCCGACAACCCTTTCGTCGCGCAGCAAGGCGCGGCAGGCGCGATTTGGTCCTATGGCCACCGCAACATTCAGGGCATGGCCGTGCACCCAGATACCGGCGCGCTTTGGGTTGCCGAACATGGAGAGGCCGGCGGCGACGAAGTGAATATCATCGAACGCGGCGGCAATTATGGCTGGCCCTTGGCCTCGCACGGCGTAACCTACCGCGGCGGCGACGAATTCGCCCCGCCCCACCAGCCCGGCGACGGCTTTGTCGCCCCGGTGTTCCATTGGCCTGCGGGGCGCGACAACCACAACCCGCCCTCTGGCATGGCGTTTTATGACGGTGCCGCCTTTCCAGAATGGCAAGGGCATTTGCTGATCGGCAATCTGCTGCATCGCTACCTTGCGCTGTTCGACGAAGAGGATGGCCAGATCACCCCCGTTGCCCGCTTGCTAGAGGACCGGAACTGGCGCATCCGCGATGTGGCCGTCGGACCAGAGGATGGTTTTATCTATGTTCTGACCGATGGGGATGATGGCAAATTGATCCGCCTGCGCCCCGCAAGCTGA
- the ffh gene encoding signal recognition particle protein, which yields MFENLSDRLSGVFDRLTKQGALSEEDVRAALREVRVALLEADVSLPVTRDFIKRVQKKATGASVTKSITPGQQVVKIVHDELIAMLEGDEAAEALKIDNPPAPVLMVGLQGSGKTTTTAKLARRLKDREGKRVLMASLDTNRPAAMEQLAILGTQIGVDTLPIVKGQSAVDIAKRAKQQATLGGYDVYLLDTAGRLHIDDVLMDEVLAVRNAVTPRETLLVVDGLTGQDAVNVAAEFDGKVGVSGVVLTRMDGDGRGGAALSMRAVTGKPIRFVGLGEKTDALEVFDPKRVAGRILGMGDIVALVEKAQEVLEVEQAERMMKRFQKGLFNMNDLKMQLDQMLKMGGMQGVMGVMPGMGKMQKQVEAAGFDDSMLRQQIALINSMTKKERANPAILQASRKKRIAKGAGLEVSDLNKLLKQHRQMADMMKTMGKKGMLKQAMSGMFGKGKDAAALPDPGQLDPKLVQMAERQMMGGGSLPGGLSGMFKKK from the coding sequence ATGTTCGAGAACCTGTCAGACCGGCTGTCCGGCGTCTTTGACCGGCTGACGAAACAGGGTGCGCTGTCTGAAGAAGATGTCCGCGCGGCTTTGCGCGAAGTTCGGGTCGCGCTTCTGGAAGCAGATGTGTCGCTGCCTGTAACGCGCGACTTCATCAAGCGGGTGCAGAAAAAGGCGACGGGCGCGTCGGTCACTAAGTCGATCACGCCGGGCCAGCAGGTTGTCAAGATCGTGCATGACGAGTTGATCGCCATGCTGGAAGGCGACGAGGCCGCCGAGGCGCTGAAAATCGACAACCCGCCCGCGCCGGTTTTGATGGTGGGTTTGCAGGGGTCGGGGAAAACCACGACCACCGCCAAACTGGCCCGCCGCCTGAAAGACCGCGAAGGCAAGCGCGTGCTGATGGCGTCCTTGGACACCAACCGCCCCGCCGCAATGGAACAATTGGCAATCCTTGGCACCCAGATCGGGGTCGACACGCTGCCCATTGTCAAAGGCCAGTCGGCGGTTGATATTGCCAAGCGCGCCAAGCAACAGGCCACTTTGGGCGGCTATGACGTGTATCTGCTGGATACCGCGGGCCGCTTGCATATTGACGATGTGCTGATGGACGAAGTGCTGGCCGTGCGCAACGCCGTCACCCCACGCGAAACGCTGCTGGTGGTCGATGGTCTGACCGGCCAAGACGCCGTCAACGTGGCCGCCGAATTCGACGGCAAGGTCGGCGTGTCGGGCGTGGTCCTGACCCGGATGGATGGCGACGGGCGCGGCGGCGCGGCCCTGTCCATGCGCGCCGTCACGGGCAAGCCCATCCGCTTCGTGGGTCTGGGCGAGAAAACCGACGCGCTCGAGGTGTTCGATCCAAAGCGTGTTGCGGGCCGCATTCTGGGCATGGGCGACATTGTCGCGCTTGTGGAAAAGGCGCAGGAAGTGCTGGAGGTCGAACAGGCCGAGCGCATGATGAAGCGCTTCCAGAAAGGTCTGTTCAACATGAACGACCTGAAGATGCAGCTTGACCAGATGTTGAAAATGGGCGGCATGCAGGGCGTGATGGGCGTGATGCCGGGCATGGGCAAGATGCAGAAACAGGTCGAAGCCGCCGGTTTTGACGACAGCATGCTGCGCCAACAAATTGCGCTTATCAATTCGATGACCAAGAAGGAACGCGCCAACCCCGCGATCCTGCAAGCCAGCCGCAAAAAGCGCATTGCCAAGGGCGCCGGGCTGGAAGTGTCGGACCTGAACAAGCTGCTGAAACAACACCGCCAGATGGCCGATATGATGAAGACCATGGGCAAGAAAGGCATGCTGAAGCAGGCCATGTCCGGCATGTTCGGCAAAGGCAAAGACGCGGCAGCCTTGCCCGACCCCGGCCAGCTTGACCCGAAACTGGTGCAGATGGCCGAACGCCAGATGATGGGTGGCGGCAGCCTGCCCGGTGGCCTGTCGGGCATGTTCAAGAAAAAATGA
- a CDS encoding GNAT family N-acetyltransferase produces MPALAHTPVLDTPRLVLRAPQADDLSAFVAYATSARTRFVGGPKTVAQAVEKFAGMIGQWVLHGYGRFTLTRRDTGAPIGHVGPLMLAEAEMPEFTWSLWGADAEGQGFAQEAAQAVAVWAFGPLGLTQASTIIHAENTASHRIAARLGGVQRPDWPAHFGADFTTYHFTKEAAL; encoded by the coding sequence ATGCCCGCGCTTGCCCATACCCCGGTGCTGGACACCCCGCGCCTTGTGCTGCGCGCTCCTCAAGCGGATGATCTGTCCGCCTTCGTGGCCTATGCGACCAGCGCGCGGACCCGGTTTGTGGGCGGGCCAAAGACTGTGGCGCAAGCGGTTGAGAAATTCGCAGGCATGATCGGGCAATGGGTGCTGCACGGATATGGGCGCTTTACGCTCACCCGGCGCGACACGGGCGCACCCATCGGTCATGTCGGGCCGTTGATGCTGGCAGAGGCCGAGATGCCGGAATTCACTTGGTCGCTGTGGGGTGCAGATGCCGAGGGGCAAGGCTTTGCGCAAGAGGCCGCGCAGGCCGTAGCAGTCTGGGCCTTTGGTCCGCTGGGGCTGACACAGGCCAGCACTATTATCCATGCCGAGAATACGGCCTCGCATCGGATTGCCGCGCGTTTGGGCGGCGTCCAGCGCCCCGATTGGCCCGCGCATTTCGGCGCTGATTTCACAACCTATCACTTCACCAAGGAAGCCGCCCTATGA
- a CDS encoding chorismate mutase: MSDESARAAEILADHRDSIDRLDAILVYTLGERFKHTQAVGRLKAKHDLPPSDPAREERQIERLEWLAKEADLDPEFAKKFLNFVISEVIRHHENLQR, translated from the coding sequence ATGAGTGATGAAAGCGCCCGTGCCGCCGAGATTCTGGCCGACCACCGCGACAGCATTGACCGGCTGGATGCGATCCTCGTCTATACCTTGGGCGAGCGGTTCAAGCACACGCAGGCCGTGGGCCGGCTGAAAGCAAAACACGATCTTCCCCCGTCCGACCCCGCGCGCGAAGAGCGCCAGATCGAACGGCTGGAATGGTTGGCGAAAGAAGCCGACCTCGACCCGGAATTCGCCAAGAAATTCCTGAACTTCGTGATTTCGGAAGTCATCCGTCACCACGAAAATTTACAACGCTAA
- the rpsP gene encoding 30S ribosomal protein S16, whose translation MATKIRLARGGSKKRPHYAIVASDSRMPRDGRFLEKLGTYNPLLPKDSEDRVKMDMERVQHWLNQGAQPTDRIARFLEAAGLREKATRANMKKAQPGKKAQERAKEKAAKAESAGEAAE comes from the coding sequence ATGGCAACGAAGATCCGTCTGGCCCGTGGTGGGTCCAAGAAACGCCCTCATTACGCGATTGTCGCGTCCGACTCGCGCATGCCGCGCGATGGCCGCTTTCTGGAAAAGCTGGGCACCTATAACCCGCTTCTGCCCAAGGACAGCGAAGACCGCGTGAAAATGGACATGGAGCGCGTGCAGCACTGGCTAAACCAAGGCGCCCAGCCGACCGACCGCATTGCGCGCTTCCTCGAAGCCGCTGGCCTGCGCGAAAAAGCGACCCGCGCCAACATGAAGAAAGCTCAGCCCGGCAAGAAGGCGCAGGAACGCGCCAAGGAAAAAGCTGCCAAGGCTGAAAGTGCCGGCGAAGCTGCCGAATAA